Proteins from one Caulobacter sp. 73W genomic window:
- a CDS encoding DUF4861 family protein, with protein sequence MKPRVRSLIAASILASGLVIAPAGWAADAAWYTQGQFAPVERIEIKLTNDLNEARRAAPVVLTPEHLPMLRGAQALTITLVDPTGAPRPAPDKERQAQEGPHGHLAESGGRAIDYQLDDLDADGLWDELFLQVDLKPRETRTIHIYRGFQQRGWNPHRTHAGIGSYMRHTVPFWESEAVGWKLWFPTDADVYGKREPLLMSPRLYMGNLDGYAVSRIDPAMGSDIMSVDDSFGGGGIGVFDQPSQPDVVSRPRFTPNSDHENRFNGDGLSDTRYAFEVVANGPLRSMIRVKTLNWDSGHGRYEVEQLYTAYAGQNYSTARVRFKTFAPRAKGAAFAAGIRAHDPEEIKYQAGGVVITGGAENVRNPDDKEAVQNSFRIEYAGSALIVRDQYKPAYVWSKARQGNHVFRVEPTKDGVFEYMLAAAWSEGPTLKTADAFRGYVIKSTREYNAPVRLTGIAQQSR encoded by the coding sequence ATGAAACCGCGTGTTCGTAGCCTGATCGCCGCAAGCATCCTCGCATCGGGCCTGGTCATCGCACCTGCCGGCTGGGCGGCCGACGCAGCCTGGTACACCCAAGGCCAGTTCGCGCCGGTCGAGCGGATCGAGATCAAGCTGACCAATGACCTGAATGAGGCCAGACGCGCCGCGCCCGTCGTCTTGACGCCCGAGCATTTGCCCATGCTGCGCGGCGCCCAGGCCCTCACCATCACCCTGGTCGATCCGACGGGCGCGCCGCGCCCGGCGCCCGACAAGGAGCGCCAGGCCCAGGAAGGCCCGCATGGCCATCTCGCGGAATCTGGCGGACGGGCGATCGACTATCAGCTGGACGACCTGGACGCCGACGGGCTTTGGGACGAGCTCTTCTTGCAGGTGGATCTGAAGCCGCGCGAGACCAGGACGATCCACATCTATCGCGGTTTCCAGCAACGGGGCTGGAACCCGCACCGCACCCACGCCGGCATCGGCAGCTACATGCGCCACACCGTGCCTTTCTGGGAGTCGGAGGCGGTGGGCTGGAAGCTGTGGTTTCCCACCGACGCGGACGTCTACGGCAAGCGTGAGCCGCTGTTGATGTCGCCCCGGCTCTATATGGGCAATCTCGACGGCTATGCGGTCTCGCGCATCGATCCGGCCATGGGCTCGGACATCATGTCGGTGGATGACAGCTTTGGCGGCGGCGGCATCGGGGTGTTCGATCAACCCAGTCAGCCTGATGTCGTCTCGCGTCCAAGGTTCACGCCCAATTCGGACCACGAGAACCGCTTCAACGGCGACGGGCTGAGTGACACCCGCTACGCCTTCGAAGTGGTCGCCAACGGTCCCTTGCGCAGCATGATCCGGGTCAAGACCCTCAACTGGGACAGCGGCCACGGCCGCTATGAGGTCGAGCAGCTCTACACCGCCTATGCAGGGCAAAACTATTCGACCGCTCGCGTCCGCTTCAAGACCTTCGCGCCCAGGGCCAAGGGCGCGGCCTTCGCCGCCGGCATCCGCGCCCATGATCCCGAGGAGATCAAGTATCAAGCGGGCGGCGTGGTGATCACCGGCGGGGCCGAGAACGTGCGCAACCCTGACGACAAAGAAGCCGTCCAGAACAGCTTCCGCATCGAGTATGCGGGCTCGGCCCTGATCGTGCGCGACCAGTACAAGCCCGCCTATGTCTGGTCCAAGGCCCGTCAGGGCAATCACGTCTTCCGCGTCGAGCCGACCAAGGACGGCGTGTTCGAGTACATGCTGGCCGCCGCCTGGAGCGAAGGGCCGACGCTCAAGACCGCCGATGCGTTCCGCGGCTACGTCATCAAGTCGACCCGTGAATACAATGCCCCCGTCCGCCTGACGGGGATCGCGCAGCAATCGCGATAA
- a CDS encoding exo-alpha-sialidase, protein MTTHQTVHRLRATLLAAVLSLGAAFLAAAPAIAGQASPAIVVKEFVYSNAPYPQSHASTIVETKAGTIAASWFGGTHERNPDVGIWFARRVNGKWQEAVEVANGVQPDGTRQPTWNPVLFQPPGGDLHLFYKVGPSPQAWWGMVITSTDDGRTWSKPRRLPDGVLGPIKNKPVVLPDGAWLSPVSVELREGVTLADGGGWDLYFERSEDQGRTWTKTPLVASPLKIDAIQSSILFHPGGVLEAVARTRQGALAQTWSRDNGKTWSPLATIDLPNPNSGTDAVTLADGRQLLVYNHTGHLPATPGKGLRYPLNVAISNDGISWREVATLESEPRPDGYAYPAVIQSKTGLVHITYTFNRRGIRHVVLDPSKLP, encoded by the coding sequence ATGACGACGCACCAGACCGTCCATCGCCTCCGCGCCACTCTTCTTGCGGCCGTGCTCAGCCTCGGCGCCGCGTTCCTGGCAGCAGCTCCGGCTATAGCGGGGCAGGCGTCGCCCGCCATCGTCGTGAAGGAGTTCGTCTACTCCAACGCGCCTTACCCCCAGTCCCACGCCTCAACCATCGTGGAGACCAAGGCGGGCACGATCGCCGCCTCGTGGTTTGGCGGAACGCACGAGCGCAATCCCGACGTCGGCATCTGGTTCGCCCGCCGCGTGAACGGCAAATGGCAGGAGGCCGTCGAGGTGGCCAACGGCGTGCAGCCGGACGGAACGCGCCAGCCCACCTGGAATCCGGTGCTGTTCCAACCCCCGGGAGGGGACCTGCACCTCTTCTACAAGGTCGGCCCAAGCCCGCAGGCCTGGTGGGGCATGGTGATCACCTCGACCGACGACGGTCGCACCTGGTCCAAGCCGCGCCGCCTGCCAGACGGCGTTTTGGGCCCGATCAAGAACAAGCCGGTTGTCTTGCCCGACGGCGCATGGCTGTCGCCGGTCAGCGTCGAACTGCGCGAGGGCGTCACCCTGGCCGATGGGGGCGGCTGGGATCTCTATTTCGAGCGCAGCGAGGACCAAGGCCGCACCTGGACCAAGACGCCCCTGGTGGCCTCACCGCTCAAGATCGATGCGATCCAGTCCAGCATCCTCTTCCATCCTGGCGGCGTGCTCGAGGCGGTCGCTCGCACGCGCCAGGGCGCACTGGCCCAGACCTGGTCGCGCGACAACGGCAAGACCTGGAGCCCGCTGGCGACCATCGACCTGCCCAACCCAAATTCGGGGACCGACGCGGTGACCCTGGCTGATGGGCGCCAGCTGCTGGTCTACAACCACACGGGGCACCTGCCGGCGACGCCAGGCAAGGGCCTGCGCTATCCGCTCAACGTGGCGATCTCCAACGATGGGATCAGCTGGCGCGAGGTCGCCACCCTGGAGAGCGAACCGCGCCCCGACGGTTACGCCTATCCCGCCGTCATCCAGTCGAAGACCGGGCTCGTGCACATCACCTACACCTTTAATCGCCGCGGCATCCGCCACGTGGTGCTGGACCCGTCCAAGCTGCCCTAA
- a CDS encoding TonB-dependent receptor, with the protein MRARLITGGALVALMAAGAAHAQTASDNADVAVDEVIVTGFRSSLEKALNIKRELAAAVDAIYAEDMAKFPDLNLSESIQRIPGVAISRDAGEGRNISVRGLGAQFTRVRINGMEALTTSGGTDASGGTNRSRSFDFNVFASDLFNRITVQKTASAETEEGSLGATVDLQTAHPFDKPGFNFAVSGKYGYNDISEKARPRVAALISNTWRDDTFGALLSVAYSERYLLDQGASTVRWQTGTATAPGFRSVRGVTCATNAAACAEANAAVHPRIPRFDWYKTQQERLGATGSLQWQPSDRTLLTFDALYANFQGERNELFLETFTPQTAGACTATSPVTCGINQVDVLDYTIATPRAGFPVMTTGRFNNIDLKSEQRYDKLKTEFRQFTLVGEHEITERLKVKGTVGLSKSTFANPIQNTVQWDQYNVQGYTWDYTASNYPVITYGSGNVTSPDAWTLAEIRMVQGFVDNTYKTAQFDASYDWSDNLKIKAGLVYKAYGTESAAFARSNGTTANINPVTATNPLTAVPRSSYGQLVELKNLSLPGGNVSSWITPDIKQAMTALNMTDPNYGKVITTTPGTVWTSPFGNECFTSGCGIYRLGREPSLGSNYEVDEWGQTAYLQGDFNFQAFGMPVRGDVGVRYVKTRQKSLGYGVVPSTVNGVNFQTISATTATRSYDDVLPALNLVVEPREDFLVRFGAAKVMARPNLGNLTPGVNIGTGSNKTVTSGNPFLEPFRAKTVDLSFEWYFQPQGLISAAFFYKDISTFVQSYTSPLSTFDQNPFGLPDSAAVAACGTTPGCAPSLPVWQFSTSINTPGGPLKGFELNYQQPFTFLPGPFDDFGFLGNVTFVDSEVTYLSSTGAVTAIGQLTNLSKTSYNATLYYENSKFSSRVSAAYRSKYLTQIPGRNGSDVEGTASTLNIDASATWTVNDSLAFTFEAVNLTNEVQDQYYDSSRLLSFYHETGREFFVGFRYTF; encoded by the coding sequence TTGCGTGCTCGCCTGATCACGGGCGGGGCTCTCGTCGCCCTTATGGCGGCAGGCGCCGCCCACGCGCAGACGGCGTCCGACAACGCCGATGTGGCCGTCGACGAAGTGATCGTCACCGGCTTTCGCAGCAGCCTTGAGAAGGCGCTGAACATCAAACGCGAATTGGCCGCGGCGGTGGATGCGATCTACGCCGAAGACATGGCCAAGTTCCCCGACCTGAACCTGTCTGAATCCATTCAGCGCATTCCGGGCGTGGCGATCTCTCGTGACGCCGGCGAGGGGCGCAACATCTCGGTGCGCGGCCTGGGCGCTCAGTTCACCCGCGTGCGCATCAACGGCATGGAGGCGCTGACCACCTCGGGCGGCACCGACGCCTCGGGCGGCACCAACCGCAGCCGCTCGTTCGACTTCAACGTCTTCGCCTCGGACCTCTTCAACCGCATCACGGTGCAAAAGACCGCCTCGGCCGAGACCGAGGAAGGCTCGCTCGGCGCGACCGTAGACCTGCAGACGGCTCACCCGTTCGACAAGCCGGGCTTCAACTTCGCGGTGTCGGGCAAGTACGGCTACAACGACATCAGCGAAAAGGCCCGCCCGCGTGTTGCGGCCTTGATCTCCAACACCTGGCGCGACGACACCTTCGGCGCGCTTTTGTCGGTGGCCTATTCGGAACGCTACCTGCTCGACCAGGGCGCCAGCACCGTGCGCTGGCAGACCGGCACGGCCACCGCGCCGGGCTTCCGCAGCGTGCGCGGGGTGACTTGCGCCACCAACGCCGCCGCCTGCGCCGAGGCCAACGCCGCCGTCCACCCCCGTATCCCGCGCTTTGACTGGTACAAGACCCAGCAGGAGCGCCTGGGGGCCACCGGCTCCCTGCAATGGCAGCCGAGCGACCGCACCTTGCTGACCTTCGATGCGCTCTACGCCAACTTCCAAGGCGAGCGTAACGAGTTGTTCCTCGAGACCTTCACGCCCCAGACCGCCGGCGCCTGCACCGCGACCTCTCCGGTCACCTGCGGCATCAACCAGGTCGACGTGCTCGACTACACGATCGCCACGCCGCGCGCGGGCTTTCCGGTCATGACCACCGGGCGTTTCAACAACATCGATCTCAAAAGCGAGCAGCGCTACGACAAGCTGAAGACGGAGTTTCGTCAGTTCACCCTGGTGGGCGAGCACGAGATCACCGAGCGCCTGAAGGTCAAAGGCACGGTCGGCCTCTCCAAATCGACCTTCGCCAACCCGATCCAAAACACCGTCCAGTGGGATCAGTATAACGTCCAGGGCTACACCTGGGACTACACCGCCTCCAACTACCCGGTGATCACCTACGGCTCGGGCAATGTAACGAGCCCCGACGCCTGGACCCTGGCCGAAATCCGCATGGTCCAAGGCTTTGTGGACAACACCTACAAGACCGCCCAGTTCGATGCGTCCTACGACTGGAGCGACAACCTCAAGATCAAGGCAGGCTTGGTCTACAAGGCCTACGGCACCGAGAGCGCCGCCTTCGCCCGCTCCAACGGCACCACCGCCAACATCAACCCCGTCACTGCGACCAATCCTTTGACGGCTGTGCCAAGGTCGTCCTACGGCCAGTTGGTGGAGCTGAAGAACCTGAGCCTGCCGGGCGGCAACGTCTCGTCATGGATCACGCCTGACATCAAGCAGGCCATGACGGCCCTTAACATGACCGATCCCAACTACGGCAAGGTGATCACCACCACGCCCGGGACCGTCTGGACGAGCCCGTTCGGCAATGAGTGCTTCACAAGCGGCTGCGGCATCTATCGCCTGGGCCGTGAGCCGAGCCTTGGCAGCAACTACGAAGTCGATGAGTGGGGGCAGACCGCCTACCTGCAAGGCGACTTCAACTTCCAGGCCTTTGGCATGCCGGTGCGCGGCGACGTGGGCGTGCGCTATGTGAAGACGCGCCAAAAGTCGCTGGGCTATGGTGTGGTCCCGTCCACGGTCAATGGCGTCAACTTCCAGACCATCTCCGCCACGACCGCCACGCGCAGCTATGACGATGTGCTGCCGGCTCTGAACCTAGTGGTTGAGCCGCGCGAGGACTTCCTGGTGCGCTTTGGCGCGGCCAAGGTCATGGCTCGCCCCAACCTTGGCAACCTGACGCCGGGCGTGAACATCGGCACGGGCAGCAACAAGACCGTCACCTCGGGCAACCCCTTCTTGGAGCCGTTCCGCGCCAAGACGGTGGACCTGTCCTTCGAATGGTACTTCCAGCCCCAAGGCCTGATCTCGGCGGCGTTCTTCTACAAGGACATCTCCACCTTCGTTCAGAGCTACACCTCGCCGCTGTCGACCTTCGACCAAAACCCGTTCGGCCTGCCTGACAGCGCCGCGGTCGCCGCCTGCGGCACGACGCCAGGCTGCGCGCCCAGCCTGCCGGTCTGGCAGTTTTCAACCTCGATCAATACGCCCGGCGGGCCGCTCAAGGGCTTTGAGCTGAACTACCAGCAGCCGTTCACCTTCTTGCCCGGGCCGTTCGATGACTTCGGCTTCTTGGGCAATGTGACCTTCGTGGACTCCGAGGTCACCTATCTGAGCTCCACCGGCGCGGTCACCGCGATCGGCCAGCTGACCAACCTGTCCAAGACCTCGTACAACGCCACGCTCTACTACGAGAATTCCAAGTTCAGCAGCCGCGTCTCGGCGGCTTATCGCAGCAAGTACCTGACGCAGATTCCGGGGCGTAACGGCTCGGATGTTGAAGGCACGGCCTCGACCCTGAACATCGACGCCTCGGCGACGTGGACGGTCAATGACAGCCTGGCCTTCACCTTCGAGGCGGTGAACCTGACCAACGAGGTTCAGGACCAGTACTATGACAGCAGCCGACTGCTGTCGTTCTATCACGAGACCGGCCGCGAGTTCTTCGTGGGCTTCCGCTACACCTTCTAG
- a CDS encoding pectinesterase family protein yields MPMLRDRRMILLAGGGLMIAASTPAQAAPSFDAAVSTKAHDARARKTYPSLAAALAAAPTTGEKAFRILVTAGTWREQLLIDKPNIHLEGEGQAASIVVFNQHAAARRSGEIATVTVTAPGFEARRLTIANDFDYPGNMPAEVPYDRTGASGAQALALRLSHGSDKAWLDEVALTGWQDTLYAEAGRSLYTNCFISGCVDFIYGAGVAVFEHCEIRSRTRPGKDFHGFIAAPNTNRHQRFGLVFLDCRLTRDADMPDHTMALGRPWRASKTFADGRYGDPDAVGHAAFIRCWMDRHIVPQGWYPMHYNLRDGRRTMYQPEDARLFEYSSKGPGAGRASKVRRMLSPKEASAYRPALMLGGWSPR; encoded by the coding sequence ATGCCGATGCTTCGTGATCGCCGGATGATCTTGCTGGCTGGCGGCGGCCTGATGATCGCCGCATCGACGCCGGCCCAGGCTGCGCCTTCTTTTGACGCTGCGGTGTCGACCAAGGCGCACGATGCACGCGCCCGCAAAACCTATCCGAGCCTGGCTGCGGCCCTGGCCGCTGCGCCGACCACGGGCGAGAAGGCCTTTCGCATTCTCGTCACCGCAGGGACTTGGCGTGAGCAGCTCCTTATCGACAAGCCCAACATCCATCTGGAGGGCGAAGGGCAGGCTGCGAGCATCGTCGTCTTCAACCAGCATGCCGCGGCCCGGCGCAGCGGTGAGATCGCCACCGTCACGGTGACCGCTCCAGGATTTGAGGCTCGGCGCCTGACCATCGCCAACGACTTTGACTATCCAGGCAACATGCCCGCCGAGGTGCCTTACGACCGCACCGGAGCTAGCGGGGCTCAGGCGCTTGCCCTGCGCCTTAGCCATGGCTCGGACAAGGCCTGGCTGGACGAGGTGGCTCTCACCGGCTGGCAGGACACGCTCTACGCGGAGGCGGGGCGCAGTCTCTACACCAACTGCTTCATCAGCGGCTGCGTGGACTTCATCTATGGGGCGGGGGTGGCCGTGTTCGAGCACTGCGAGATCCGCTCTCGCACCCGCCCAGGCAAGGACTTTCACGGTTTCATCGCCGCGCCCAACACCAATCGTCATCAACGCTTTGGCCTGGTGTTCCTCGACTGCCGCCTGACCCGCGACGCCGACATGCCCGATCACACCATGGCGCTGGGCCGTCCATGGCGCGCCAGCAAGACCTTCGCCGACGGCCGCTACGGCGATCCGGACGCCGTTGGGCACGCAGCCTTCATCCGCTGCTGGATGGATCGCCATATCGTGCCGCAGGGCTGGTACCCCATGCACTACAATCTGCGCGATGGGCGGCGGACCATGTATCAGCCCGAGGATGCGCGCCTGTTCGAATATTCCAGCAAGGGGCCGGGCGCTGGTCGCGCCTCAAAGGTGAGGCGCATGCTGTCGCCCAAGGAGGCCTCCGCCTACCGTCCAGCCTTGATGCTCGGCGGGTGGAGCCCCCGCTGA